The stretch of DNA CCCTGAGGTGCTCATCCAAGACCTTTATGCAATAAAATCCGCAATCAGGACAAGTTTTTTCATATATACAGCGATAACAATAGGCATATGGTGCGCGTACACTGCCGGGCACCATCTCGCCAAATTTATTCCGAATATTTCTCATTCCACCAACACTCATCGCACCATAGGTGCGCCCATGAAATGCACCGTAAAAGGAAAGAATTTCAGTTTTTTGGGAATAGCGTCTGGCAACCCTGATTGCCGCTTCGGTCGCTTCTGAACCAGTTGTTAGATAAAAAACCCTGGTCAAGTGTGGGGGAAGGGTTTTAACCAAGCGTTCTGCAGCCTCAATTCTTTCCGGTGTTGGGAAAGAATATGTGTTCTGAAGTCGTTCAGCTTGCTTTTGTATAGCTTTTGTTAACCCTTTGTGGCTGTGCCCGAGGTTAGTTACTAATACACCAGAGGTAAAATCGATATAGGGATTTCCATCAACATCCCAAATCCATACCCCGTCTCCATGATCCCAAACAACGGGCGTCTGATCCAATGAACATGCAGGCTCAAATTTTTGCGCTTTTTGTAGAAGATCTTTAGATTTAGGCCCGGGGATATTACGAAATTTAAGTTTTTCCATGTCAGATTTCCTTTAAATACAGATTTTTATTTTCTCCAAACAATGTGCACTCGATGCCCTGCCGGATCCGTTTCTTGTAAAAATGCAATTTTTACGGCAGGCGATATCAGGGGTTCTTCAAGCTGAAATCCTTTATTGATCAGATCCTGATAAGCTTCTTCAAAATTCGCGACATTGATCGCAATATGAGCTGCAAGGTTGTATTCCACCCGAGAAATTTCAAGCCTTGAACCTTGCTTCCCCTCAAGAAAATAAGCCGTTTTCTCTTCACTGATCCTAAGATTAAAGACATCTTGATACCATTGGCTCATCGCATCTGCAGTTTGGCTGTCGGGAGGATAAAGGCAAAGGTGTTCAAAACCAAGATAATTGGATTGAGCGCGCGCTTGCCTGATCCATGTTAGGATATTGGCAGTTAGTTCAGCGATATTATTGAATTCTTTCTGTTTGACCCAATCTTTTCGAATTAAATTTGAGCCAATTCCTACTGCGGTGACTCCAGCATTAAACCAATTTTTAATGCTTTTTGCCGTTGCATCAACACCACCAGTCGGCATAAACCTGACCCAAGGCATAGGTCCCAGCACTGCTTTTACAAAATCTGGCCCACCAACCAGGTCACCTGGAAAGAGTTTAACAATTTCGACTCCGGCTTCTTCAGCAGCAGAAATTTCTGAAGCTGTGCCACAGCCCGGGCAATACGGAACTTTCAAGCGATTGCAAATTCTGGCAATTTCTGGATTAAATGTCGGCCCGACTATAAAATCGGCCCCAGCATTAATAAATAGGGACGCACTGTATGGGTCGATAATCGAACCGACACCCAATGTGATTTGCGGAGAGTTAGCCTTTAATCGCTCTGCTACTGTTGAAAAAACGCTGTATGCACGCTCGCCTCGATTAGTGAACTCCACAACCTTAGCGCCGCCTTCGAAACATGCCTGGATAATTTGCATGGATGTGTCAACATCTGGATTATAAAAAACAGGCACCAAGCCGGTATCAATAATCTTATTTAGCGTGTCCATGCGAAGTTGCTTCGGCATTTCTTATCCTTTTTTAATGGTCTGAATAATGCTCTATGAATGACTTGAAAATTTGCGCGCCCATTAGAACATCATCCAGTTTAATTTGTTCATCTCTCGCATGGGCATGGATTAATGACCCGGGACCGAAAACCACTGTAGGGATGTTTAATAAGTTATTGTAAAACCAGGCGTCGCACGAAGCGGTCATGGCTTTGATTTCAACAGATAAATCTAATCCCTTAAGCGCGCTTGTGAGAGATTGCACAACGGGAGCATCTATTGGGATCATATAGCCATCATTATTGAGCATGTTGAATTCAAGTTTAAAATTTTCACGAAGCCACTCATCACTATGAGTTGCCAGACTATTGCGAAGCCCATCTTGGATCTGTTTTTTATTCATATTTGGAAGAAAGCCCATTAAACCTTTTAATACAGCTTTATTCGGCACACTTGCCGGCCAAACGCCGGCATCAAATTGGCCTATAGTGAGTGGCATAGGGTCTTCATAAGTATCGAAGAGTGGGATTCCTCTGGATTCATTAAGTACTTTTTGGTGATATTGTTTCAGAGCTTGAATTGCTTGAAACGCTTTGTCTATGGCACTGATCCGGTTTTTTGTATTACCTGAATGCGATTCTCTGCCATAAACTTCAAGCGTAAACCAGACAGCGCCGCGAACAGCGGGATAAATAACGAAATCTGTTGCTTCAAGAACAATTGCTGCATCTGCTTCCACCCCCCTCCTCACCATGGCAAGAGTTCCATTACCACCATTTTCTTCTTCGACTACAAAATGAAAAATCAGGTTGCAATCGGGTTGGATGTTTTCTTCTTTCAAGAAGAGTGCTAACGCATATAATGACGCCAAAGGACCTTTGTCATCACAGGCTCCTCGCCCAAAGATGATCCCATCCTCGTATTTTGGTTTGAAGGGGTCGATTTGCCCCTCGTTAGGTGGAACGACATCCAGGTGCGCATTAAACACCACTGTTTTATCAGGATTCTTTCCGCGAATTACACATTCAACATTAAAACTATCCTTGTATGTAAAACCTGGAAGGGGAAAGGCATAATGCGGGTCTTCCATAATCGAATCATCGATGGGCAATAATTCTACTTGATCGACCAAGGGTTTAAAAGCTTGATAAACGTATTTTGCTGCTTCGCCTTCATTTCCGCGTGTAGAAGGAATCCTAATCAGATCCATTAAGAAGGTTCGAGTTAAATTTTCAATCGTTTCAGCGGTCATTTACAAACTGCTCCTATATATCGTGCAACAACATCATGGGATAATCAGCGTTTTGATTGCTTCCTGAGATTCGACAACTTCAAAGGCTCTTTCCCATTCGACCAATGGATATGAATGCGTGATTAAGGTTTTAACATCAATTTTTCCAGACGCAACTAAACCAATGGTGCGGTCCCAGCAGGTATAACCCGTGCTGAGATTAAAATATATGGTACAGCCCTTCCAGCCTGCCAGATCCCATGGAAAAGCTATTTCAGGTTTGCCTACAATGCCAATTTGGCAAATGCGGCCCAAGCGTCTTACCATCCCTACACTGGCTGCAATTGCGCGAGCTGATCCGCTTGCTTCAACAACAAGATCGGCACCTCTTCCATTAGTCATTTCCTCAATTGCCTTGATTCCGTCCTGTTCGTCTGCAATTATGAACCGATCAAACCCAAGTTTCTCAGCAACAGGTATGCGATATCTTTTATCAGAAGAGGTTCCCACCAATACAACTGTGCCTGCTCCACCAGCTCTTGCAGCCATTGCAGAAAGCAAGCCAATTGGGCCAGGGCCATTAACAACGACGAAGTCGTTGGGTTCAACTTTTGCTCTTTCCAAAACATCCTGAACTGCATTTGCGGCTGGTTCAATTAATGCGCCTTCTTCATAACTAATATTATCCGGTAGAGCATGAAGTAGATGCTCAGGGAAGGCCAGGTATTTTGCAAAAGCCCCATCTATTCCCCACCCAGGAGATCTTTTTTGAGCACAGATTTGGATATTTCCAGTTCGACACAACTCGCATTTTCCACAAGCCCGGGTATGCGGTTCGCCCACAACCCTGTCCCCCGGTTTGAACAGCGTAACTTCTTGTCCAATCTCGAGAATTTTTCCTGAAAATTCGTGACCCAAGATAACTGGAGGGTAGTAGGGAAAAAGGTCATGTTTGATATGAATATCCGTTCCACAAATACCAGCTGCCATTATCTCTATCAAGACCTCGTTAGGTTTAATAACAGGAATGCTTGTTTCCCGCAATTCAAGGTTGCCAACACCTTTGTGTGTCTTATACAAACCGATCATATTTTTTGACTTTGTATTCATCAGTTAACCATCCTATCGATAAATGAGGAAACTTCCTTATTGATTTGGTGAACAGGGGGTAGCCCTTGCTTGAATCGATCGACATCTTCCATAATTTTTTTGCGAATATTCCAACCCGCTTCTTCGGACAGCCAGGAAAGATGAGGCGTACAAAGTGCACGCTCATTGCTGAGTATAGGATGATCACGTGGGGGTGGTTCTTGCTCGTAAACATCAATGCCTGCCATCGCAAGCTGTCCATTTCGAAGGGCTTCATCGAGAGCAGTCAAATTAATGATTCCCCCTCGGGCAGTGTTTATCAGCACGGCAGTATTCTTCATCAACTTGAATTCGGCTTCATCAAACAAATGGTAGGTTTCTTCCCATTTTAAGGGGCAATGGATTGAGATGATATCGGATTCTCTTATTAATTGATCTAAAGGGATTGTCTGGATCCCTAATGCTGCTTTTCGTTGTGAACTGAGATAGGGATCAGTGACCAGAATATCCACATCAAACCCGCGTAACATTCTGATCAGTGTCGATCCAATTCGACCTGCACCAACGATTCCAATTGTTTTCCCGTTGATTGAATATACGGGCATTATTTCGTGAAACTTCCACTGTCCTACTTCAGAAGATTTCTTGAGGATATTAAATTGGTGCTGTATTTTTCGCTGGCAGGCGAACA from Brevefilum fermentans encodes:
- a CDS encoding bifunctional 4-hydroxy-2-oxoglutarate aldolase/2-dehydro-3-deoxy-phosphogluconate aldolase, which gives rise to MPKQLRMDTLNKIIDTGLVPVFYNPDVDTSMQIIQACFEGGAKVVEFTNRGERAYSVFSTVAERLKANSPQITLGVGSIIDPYSASLFINAGADFIVGPTFNPEIARICNRLKVPYCPGCGTASEISAAEEAGVEIVKLFPGDLVGGPDFVKAVLGPMPWVRFMPTGGVDATAKSIKNWFNAGVTAVGIGSNLIRKDWVKQKEFNNIAELTANILTWIRQARAQSNYLGFEHLCLYPPDSQTADAMSQWYQDVFNLRISEEKTAYFLEGKQGSRLEISRVEYNLAAHIAINVANFEEAYQDLINKGFQLEEPLISPAVKIAFLQETDPAGHRVHIVWRK
- a CDS encoding M20 family metallopeptidase codes for the protein MTAETIENLTRTFLMDLIRIPSTRGNEGEAAKYVYQAFKPLVDQVELLPIDDSIMEDPHYAFPLPGFTYKDSFNVECVIRGKNPDKTVVFNAHLDVVPPNEGQIDPFKPKYEDGIIFGRGACDDKGPLASLYALALFLKEENIQPDCNLIFHFVVEEENGGNGTLAMVRRGVEADAAIVLEATDFVIYPAVRGAVWFTLEVYGRESHSGNTKNRISAIDKAFQAIQALKQYHQKVLNESRGIPLFDTYEDPMPLTIGQFDAGVWPASVPNKAVLKGLMGFLPNMNKKQIQDGLRNSLATHSDEWLRENFKLEFNMLNNDGYMIPIDAPVVQSLTSALKGLDLSVEIKAMTASCDAWFYNNLLNIPTVVFGPGSLIHAHARDEQIKLDDVLMGAQIFKSFIEHYSDH
- a CDS encoding zinc-dependent alcohol dehydrogenase codes for the protein MNTKSKNMIGLYKTHKGVGNLELRETSIPVIKPNEVLIEIMAAGICGTDIHIKHDLFPYYPPVILGHEFSGKILEIGQEVTLFKPGDRVVGEPHTRACGKCELCRTGNIQICAQKRSPGWGIDGAFAKYLAFPEHLLHALPDNISYEEGALIEPAANAVQDVLERAKVEPNDFVVVNGPGPIGLLSAMAARAGGAGTVVLVGTSSDKRYRIPVAEKLGFDRFIIADEQDGIKAIEEMTNGRGADLVVEASGSARAIAASVGMVRRLGRICQIGIVGKPEIAFPWDLAGWKGCTIYFNLSTGYTCWDRTIGLVASGKIDVKTLITHSYPLVEWERAFEVVESQEAIKTLIIP
- a CDS encoding C-terminal binding protein, which translates into the protein MTAIKMVVTDYIETDLQWEEEQAKTLGVDFHAYQLKTASPSELVNACKDAEVIVVNMARFTEEVINELPNTKLILRHGIGYDNVDVKAASQRQIMVGYYPDYCVTEVAEQALMLMFACQRKIQHQFNILKKSSEVGQWKFHEIMPVYSINGKTIGIVGAGRIGSTLIRMLRGFDVDILVTDPYLSSQRKAALGIQTIPLDQLIRESDIISIHCPLKWEETYHLFDEAEFKLMKNTAVLINTARGGIINLTALDEALRNGQLAMAGIDVYEQEPPPRDHPILSNERALCTPHLSWLSEEAGWNIRKKIMEDVDRFKQGLPPVHQINKEVSSFIDRMVN